One Thioclava electrotropha DNA segment encodes these proteins:
- a CDS encoding TRAP transporter large permease: MLVWFLPLFLVLILIGFPIFFALLAAPGAMLLLNGQERDFALLYRNLYNGMDSFPLLAIPFFMLAGEMMNSGGITRRLVEFSEAMMGHLRGGLAHVNVLSSMLFAGLSGSAVADTSALGSMLIPAMEQQGYTRKFAAAITAASSVIGPIIPPSGIMIIYAYVMGQSVAALFLAGIVPGALVGIGLMLMVKFMANKHGFPPASKKHTWPERGQASLRAFFPLMTPVIILGGILGGVFTPTEAAAIAVAYALIVGLFILRTLRWGDLPHILMRAGLTSSVVLLLVGAAMAFKTVVSLAHAPEALAEFILGLSQNPLILLFLINILLFIVGMFLDAGPAIIVLGPILAPIFTGLGVDPIHFAIIMSVNLTVGLATPPMGLVLFVAAAVSKERVETIARAILPFLAVEVAVIFLITYFPAISMTIPRLTGFAN; encoded by the coding sequence ATGCTGGTCTGGTTCCTGCCCCTTTTCCTCGTCCTGATCCTGATCGGCTTCCCGATCTTCTTCGCGCTTCTGGCAGCGCCCGGCGCGATGCTGCTCCTGAACGGACAAGAGCGCGATTTCGCGCTGCTTTACCGCAACCTTTACAACGGGATGGATAGCTTCCCGCTGCTCGCGATCCCGTTCTTCATGCTGGCGGGCGAGATGATGAATTCGGGCGGCATCACGCGCCGTCTGGTGGAGTTCTCGGAAGCGATGATGGGCCATCTGCGCGGCGGGCTCGCGCATGTGAATGTCCTGTCCTCGATGCTGTTCGCGGGGCTTTCGGGCTCGGCGGTGGCCGACACTTCGGCACTGGGTTCGATGCTGATCCCGGCGATGGAACAGCAGGGCTACACCCGCAAATTCGCCGCCGCCATCACCGCGGCCAGCTCGGTGATTGGCCCGATCATCCCGCCTTCGGGCATCATGATCATCTACGCCTATGTCATGGGCCAGTCGGTCGCGGCGCTGTTCCTCGCGGGGATCGTGCCAGGGGCGCTCGTCGGTATCGGGCTGATGCTGATGGTCAAGTTCATGGCCAACAAGCACGGGTTTCCCCCCGCCTCGAAGAAACACACCTGGCCCGAGCGCGGGCAGGCATCCTTGCGCGCGTTTTTCCCGCTGATGACGCCGGTGATCATTCTAGGCGGTATCTTGGGCGGTGTCTTCACGCCGACCGAGGCGGCGGCAATCGCCGTGGCCTATGCGCTGATCGTCGGTCTCTTCATCCTGCGCACGCTGCGCTGGGGCGACCTGCCGCATATCCTGATGCGGGCGGGGCTGACCTCTTCGGTGGTGCTTTTGCTGGTGGGCGCGGCGATGGCGTTCAAGACCGTCGTCAGCCTTGCGCACGCCCCCGAGGCGCTGGCGGAATTCATCCTCGGCCTGTCGCAGAACCCGCTGATCCTGCTGTTCCTGATCAATATCCTGCTGTTCATCGTGGGCATGTTCCTCGACGCGGGCCCCGCGATCATCGTGCTGGGACCGATCCTCGCGCCGATCTTCACCGGGCTCGGCGTCGATCCGATCCATTTCGCGATCATCATGAGCGTGAACCTGACCGTGGGCCTCGCGACGCCGCCGATGGGGTTGGTGCTGTTCGTCGCCGCCGCCGTCTCGAAAGAGCGGGTCGAGACCATCGCCCGCGCGATCCTGCCGTTCCTCGCGGTCGAAGTGGCCGTGATCTTCCTGATTACCTATTTTCCCGCGATTTCGATGACCATCCCCCGCCTGACGGGGTTCGCCAACTAA
- a CDS encoding ABC transporter permease: MMQANSKPSLAALPLRIFIKLGVLPFFLIAAVVIFTLAAPNFLSPQNLINVARQSVYLVLVSLGQMLVLISGGFDLSVGTVIALSSVVSALAMTWAAQIFPDAIWLVILIGAFAGFAVALIVGAVNGIGVALFDVSPFIMTLGVSSVGTGLALFLTGGVPVSGLPFAFGDTFGFGRVFGVPVPVVIAVIAIIVMWVLMARTRVGARIYAVGGNIKAAHLSAINTRGTLILVYGLCAVIAALTGLLLTARVESGDANLGGTIAMESIAACVIAGVSLRGGIGRVENVVLGAFFIILMQNGMNLAQVSSYMQMVLIGLLLICAVIFDQLRYRMIVKG; the protein is encoded by the coding sequence ATGATGCAGGCCAATTCCAAGCCTTCGCTGGCGGCGCTGCCGCTGCGTATCTTCATCAAGCTCGGCGTGCTGCCGTTCTTCCTCATCGCGGCCGTCGTGATCTTCACCCTCGCCGCGCCGAACTTCCTGTCGCCGCAGAACCTGATCAACGTGGCAAGGCAATCGGTCTATCTGGTGCTCGTGTCGCTGGGCCAGATGCTGGTGCTGATCTCGGGGGGCTTCGACCTCTCTGTGGGCACGGTGATCGCGCTCAGCTCCGTCGTCTCGGCGCTGGCGATGACATGGGCCGCACAGATCTTCCCCGATGCGATCTGGCTCGTGATCCTGATCGGGGCCTTCGCAGGCTTCGCGGTCGCGCTGATCGTGGGTGCGGTGAACGGGATCGGCGTCGCGCTATTCGACGTCTCGCCCTTCATCATGACGCTGGGCGTCTCGTCTGTCGGCACCGGGCTTGCGCTGTTCCTGACCGGGGGCGTGCCGGTTTCGGGCCTGCCCTTCGCCTTCGGTGACACGTTCGGCTTCGGTAGGGTGTTCGGGGTGCCCGTGCCCGTGGTGATCGCCGTGATCGCCATCATCGTGATGTGGGTGCTGATGGCCCGCACCCGCGTCGGCGCCCGGATCTATGCCGTCGGCGGCAATATAAAGGCGGCGCATCTGTCGGCGATCAACACCCGCGGCACGCTGATCCTCGTCTATGGGCTTTGCGCCGTGATCGCGGCCCTGACCGGTCTGTTGCTGACCGCGCGCGTCGAGAGCGGCGATGCGAACCTTGGCGGCACGATCGCAATGGAGAGCATCGCGGCCTGCGTCATCGCCGGGGTCTCGCTGCGCGGCGGGATCGGCCGGGTGGAGAATGTCGTGCTCGGCGCCTTCTTCATCATTCTTATGCAAAACGGGATGAACCTCGCGCAGGTCAGCTCCTACATGCAGATGGTGCTCATCGGTCTGTTGCTCATCTGCGCCGTGATCTTCGACCAGCTGCGCTACCGGATGATCGTGAAGGGCTAA
- a CDS encoding TRAP transporter substrate-binding protein, with protein MLRTFVKSLALGAVLASGLGMAAQAQDDTITLRAVANSNTNDEDYDGLVVFKNYVENASNGKIKVDLFIGTQLCSNGAECLQGIADGSLDIYISTSGGAAGIFPYVQVLDLPYLMPNDRVAEEVLTHTDFTSELRKMALADSDDMIRLMKIGNTGGWRNFANTKKTVKTPADLKGMKIRTIVADLPQELVKAMGASPTPIPWPELFTAMQTGVVDGTKNGITDIMNMKFPEAGLKHLTLDGHAYMAALWWMNNQKFKEMSPDMQRVIVDGFAALQQATFASPKRKSIAAYEEFKKDGGEIYVPTPEEKQQFQDAAKPVYGWFKDNVQNGGEVFDDLQSAVDQASKTVDAERANELN; from the coding sequence ATGCTCAGAACTTTTGTGAAATCGCTTGCGTTGGGGGCCGTGCTGGCCTCGGGGCTCGGCATGGCCGCGCAGGCTCAGGACGATACGATCACCCTGCGCGCGGTCGCCAACTCCAACACCAATGACGAGGATTACGACGGTCTCGTCGTGTTCAAGAACTATGTCGAGAATGCCTCGAACGGGAAGATCAAGGTCGACCTCTTCATCGGCACGCAGCTCTGCTCGAACGGGGCGGAGTGCCTGCAGGGCATCGCGGATGGCTCGCTCGATATCTACATCTCGACCTCGGGCGGCGCCGCGGGGATCTTTCCTTACGTGCAGGTCCTCGACCTGCCGTATCTGATGCCGAACGACCGGGTGGCCGAGGAAGTGCTGACCCATACCGACTTCACCTCCGAGCTGCGCAAGATGGCGCTGGCGGATAGCGACGACATGATCCGCCTGATGAAGATCGGGAATACCGGCGGCTGGCGCAACTTCGCCAACACCAAGAAGACGGTGAAGACGCCCGCAGATCTGAAGGGGATGAAGATCCGCACCATCGTCGCCGATCTGCCGCAAGAGTTGGTGAAGGCGATGGGTGCTTCGCCGACCCCGATCCCGTGGCCGGAGCTGTTCACCGCGATGCAGACCGGCGTTGTGGACGGCACCAAGAACGGCATCACCGACATCATGAACATGAAATTCCCCGAGGCCGGGCTGAAGCATCTGACGCTCGACGGGCATGCCTACATGGCGGCGCTGTGGTGGATGAACAACCAAAAGTTCAAGGAGATGTCGCCCGACATGCAGCGTGTGATCGTAGACGGGTTCGCCGCGCTCCAGCAGGCGACCTTCGCCTCGCCCAAGCGCAAGTCGATCGCCGCCTATGAGGAGTTCAAGAAGGACGGCGGCGAGATATACGTGCCGACGCCCGAGGAAAAGCAGCAGTTCCAGGACGCGGCGAAGCCGGTCTATGGCTGGTTCAAGGACAACGTCCAGAACGGTGGCGAAGTATTCGATGACCTGCAATCAGCCGTCGATCAGGCATCGAAGACCGTCGATGCAGAGCGTGCGAACGAGCTGAACTGA
- a CDS encoding sugar ABC transporter ATP-binding protein — MTSKPLLQAHGLSKAYPGVLALDAVDFDLYAGELHVLFGENGAGKSTMISLLAGANTPTSGTIEMRGEPVQFASVADAQAKGIHTVFQEFSLIPTMSVAQNMFLGHEPGVGPFLSPRAMRQRAKQILTDLNFDIDPDLTVARLSRAQQQMVEIAKAMQGDLSVLILDEPTASLTDREVDQLFEVIGRLKSEGVGIIYISHRVHEFERIAERVTVLRDGAHIGTAPMAEMTEQSLVDMMAGREIRDIYPTIAHTPGEVVLDVQNLSAPGIDHASFGVRRGEVLGVAGLVGSGKSRLFRSVMGLNPTHTGQVRFKGRDVTGAQTRKLVKAGAWYLSPDRKHEGLILAETPRGNLVMDLMAEGGPLLRSRQLSTRAAEIFGHVELHESYRSRVVGKLSGGNQQKVLFGKAFGHEADLYIFDEPTVGVDMGTRAALYRLIAELAEAGKAVVVISSDLPEVMNLAHRAIVLANGKITAELPREDLREDIVLRYFFDQPGASQQTQKDTEGSPA, encoded by the coding sequence ATGACGAGCAAACCGCTTCTACAGGCGCATGGGCTGAGCAAGGCCTATCCGGGTGTCCTCGCCCTCGATGCCGTCGATTTCGACCTCTATGCGGGTGAGCTGCATGTGCTGTTCGGTGAGAACGGCGCGGGGAAATCGACGATGATCTCGCTGCTGGCGGGCGCCAATACCCCGACTTCCGGCACGATCGAGATGCGCGGCGAGCCGGTCCAGTTCGCCTCGGTGGCCGATGCGCAGGCCAAAGGCATCCATACCGTTTTTCAAGAATTCTCGCTGATCCCGACGATGAGCGTGGCGCAGAACATGTTTCTGGGTCACGAGCCGGGCGTCGGCCCCTTCCTGTCGCCGCGCGCGATGCGCCAGCGGGCAAAGCAGATCCTGACCGATCTGAACTTCGACATCGACCCGGACCTGACCGTGGCGCGCCTGTCGCGGGCGCAACAGCAGATGGTCGAGATCGCGAAGGCGATGCAGGGCGATCTGTCGGTCCTGATCCTCGACGAGCCCACCGCCTCGCTGACCGATCGCGAGGTCGATCAGCTCTTCGAGGTGATCGGGCGGCTCAAATCCGAGGGTGTGGGGATCATCTATATCTCGCACCGCGTGCATGAATTCGAGCGCATCGCAGAGCGTGTGACGGTGCTGCGCGACGGCGCGCATATCGGCACCGCGCCGATGGCCGAGATGACCGAGCAGTCGCTCGTGGACATGATGGCCGGACGCGAAATTCGCGACATCTACCCGACCATCGCCCATACGCCCGGCGAAGTCGTCCTCGACGTGCAAAACCTCAGCGCCCCCGGCATAGATCATGCCTCCTTCGGGGTGCGCCGGGGCGAGGTGCTCGGCGTCGCGGGCCTCGTGGGCTCGGGCAAGTCGCGGCTGTTCCGCTCGGTGATGGGGCTCAATCCGACCCATACCGGACAGGTCCGCTTCAAGGGCCGGGACGTCACCGGCGCACAGACCCGCAAGCTGGTGAAGGCGGGCGCGTGGTATCTCTCGCCCGACCGCAAGCACGAGGGCCTGATCCTCGCCGAGACGCCGCGCGGCAATCTGGTGATGGACCTGATGGCCGAGGGCGGCCCGCTGCTGCGCTCGCGTCAGCTGAGCACCCGCGCGGCGGAAATCTTCGGCCATGTCGAACTGCATGAGAGCTACCGCAGCCGCGTCGTCGGCAAGCTCTCGGGCGGCAATCAGCAGAAGGTGCTGTTCGGCAAGGCCTTCGGGCATGAGGCCGATCTCTACATCTTCGACGAGCCGACCGTGGGCGTCGACATGGGCACCCGCGCGGCGCTCTACCGGCTGATCGCGGAACTGGCCGAGGCCGGAAAGGCCGTGGTGGTGATCTCGTCGGATCTGCCCGAGGTGATGAACCTCGCCCACCGCGCCATCGTGCTCGCCAATGGCAAGATCACCGCCGAGCTGCCGCGCGAGGATCTGCGCGAGGACATCGTCCTGCGCTATTTCTTCGACCAGCCCGGCGCCTCCCAACAGACACAAAAAGACACAGAAGGAAGCCCCGCATGA
- a CDS encoding GntR family transcriptional regulator has protein sequence MTQANQGSERTGLPIYKQVSEVLIRDIAAGRLTDGERLPPERTMAAQLKIAVGTLRRALEDLKEKGLLERVQGSGNYIRTRNLRDHFYSMLRIELLSGGGFPNARILSVDVMDKPADLPEFGTSKRASRVRRLRFLDETPVAAEEIWLDASKGEVKAEDLEDSLYAYYQRALGFWIASAEDRVSFAPMPDWGPSELDCRPGETAGYIERFSWADGPAPVEFSRTWFDTSRAHYVQRMR, from the coding sequence GTGACACAGGCAAATCAAGGGTCAGAGCGCACCGGACTGCCGATCTACAAGCAGGTTTCCGAAGTGCTGATTCGAGATATCGCGGCGGGCCGGCTGACCGACGGGGAGCGCCTCCCCCCCGAACGGACGATGGCCGCGCAGCTGAAGATCGCGGTGGGCACTTTGCGGCGCGCGCTGGAGGATCTGAAGGAGAAAGGTCTACTGGAGCGGGTTCAGGGCTCGGGCAATTACATCCGCACCCGCAACCTTCGCGACCATTTCTACTCCATGCTGCGGATCGAGCTCCTGTCGGGAGGCGGATTTCCGAATGCCCGCATCCTCTCGGTCGATGTGATGGACAAGCCCGCCGACCTGCCGGAGTTTGGCACGTCCAAGCGCGCGAGCCGGGTGCGCCGCCTGCGCTTTCTCGACGAGACGCCGGTCGCAGCGGAGGAAATCTGGCTCGACGCCTCGAAAGGCGAGGTGAAAGCCGAGGATCTCGAGGACTCGCTTTACGCCTACTACCAACGCGCGCTCGGCTTCTGGATCGCGAGCGCCGAGGATCGGGTCAGCTTCGCGCCGATGCCGGACTGGGGGCCGTCGGAGCTCGACTGCCGCCCCGGTGAGACCGCTGGCTATATCGAGCGCTTCAGCTGGGCCGACGGCCCTGCCCCGGTCGAATTTTCGCGCACATGGTTCGACACCAGCCGCGCACATTACGTTCAACGCATGAGATGA
- a CDS encoding LLM class flavin-dependent oxidoreductase has product MTVVPVRSGDLDAAEVSWFSALCSDDYRYLGQPEGDLRSSWAHCSDIVREAERQGFRNILCPSSYQVGQDTLSFVAGASQITNRMNFLAAVRCGEMQPIMLARTIATLDHMLEGRLTVNIISSDFPGEKEESEFRYQRSREVVEILKQAWTQDEINYEGQVYNFKGLTTDPAKPYQQGGPLLYFGGYSPAAVELCAEHCDVYLMWPETKEELEGRMKVVNEAAERHGRVLDYGLRVHVIVRDTEAEAKEYAQELVSKLDDEEGRKIRERAHDAGSLGVSKQARNREIADESGYVEPNLWTGVGRARSGCGAALVGSADQVLSKLEEYRKMGIRAFILSGYPHIDEARQFGRLVMPHLDTVSLPEIYGRVPMGPPATPLAEGERR; this is encoded by the coding sequence ATGACTGTTGTGCCGGTGAGATCGGGTGATCTCGATGCCGCGGAGGTGTCCTGGTTTTCTGCCCTGTGTTCGGATGATTACCGCTATCTCGGCCAGCCCGAGGGCGATCTCCGCTCCAGCTGGGCGCATTGTTCCGATATCGTGCGAGAGGCCGAGCGGCAGGGCTTCCGTAACATCCTGTGCCCGTCGAGCTATCAGGTGGGCCAAGACACGCTGAGCTTTGTGGCCGGCGCCAGCCAGATCACCAACCGGATGAATTTCCTCGCCGCCGTGCGCTGCGGGGAAATGCAACCGATCATGCTGGCGCGCACCATCGCGACGCTCGACCACATGCTCGAAGGCCGTCTGACGGTGAACATCATCTCGTCGGATTTCCCGGGCGAGAAGGAAGAGAGCGAATTCCGCTACCAGCGCTCGCGCGAGGTGGTGGAGATTCTCAAGCAGGCCTGGACCCAAGACGAGATCAATTACGAAGGTCAGGTCTACAATTTCAAAGGCCTCACGACCGACCCGGCGAAGCCCTATCAGCAGGGCGGCCCGCTTCTCTATTTCGGCGGCTATTCCCCGGCGGCGGTCGAGCTGTGCGCAGAGCATTGCGACGTCTACCTGATGTGGCCCGAGACGAAGGAAGAGCTGGAAGGCCGGATGAAGGTGGTCAACGAGGCCGCCGAGCGGCACGGGCGCGTTCTCGACTACGGGCTGCGAGTCCATGTGATCGTGCGCGACACCGAGGCCGAGGCGAAGGAATACGCGCAGGAACTTGTCTCGAAGCTCGATGACGAGGAAGGCCGGAAAATCCGCGAGCGGGCGCATGATGCGGGCTCGCTCGGCGTGTCGAAGCAGGCGCGCAACCGCGAGATCGCTGATGAGAGCGGCTATGTCGAGCCGAACCTCTGGACCGGGGTGGGGCGCGCGCGTTCGGGCTGCGGCGCGGCGCTGGTGGGCTCGGCCGATCAGGTGCTCTCGAAGCTCGAGGAATATCGCAAGATGGGCATTCGCGCCTTCATCCTGTCGGGCTATCCGCATATCGACGAGGCTCGCCAGTTCGGCCGTCTCGTGATGCCGCATCTCGACACGGTCTCGCTGCCCGAAATCTATGGTCGCGTCCCGATGGGGCCGCCGGCAACACCGCTCGCAGAAGGGGAACGCCGCTAA
- a CDS encoding flavin reductase family protein, translated as MMNATRQFTPRTFVPGPENTRLLRDAFGRFATGITIVTAASENGPVAITANSFSSVSLDPPLVIWAPDRNSRRFVHFEKAEHYAIHVLAADQDDLCFATTKNAHALLDHAYHLNDHGVPLIDGCLARFECHRVACHEGGDHLLVLGQVERAVMRDDGDALAFYRGQVRRIEMN; from the coding sequence ATGATGAACGCAACCCGCCAGTTCACCCCGCGCACTTTCGTGCCGGGCCCAGAGAATACCCGCTTGCTGCGCGACGCCTTCGGGCGGTTTGCCACGGGCATCACCATCGTGACCGCCGCCAGCGAGAACGGCCCTGTCGCGATCACGGCGAACAGTTTCTCTTCGGTCTCGCTCGATCCGCCGCTGGTGATCTGGGCCCCGGATCGCAACTCGCGCCGCTTCGTGCATTTCGAGAAGGCCGAGCATTACGCGATCCACGTGCTGGCCGCCGATCAGGACGATCTGTGTTTCGCGACGACGAAGAACGCCCATGCGCTGCTCGATCACGCCTATCACCTCAACGATCATGGCGTGCCGCTGATCGACGGCTGTCTCGCGCGGTTCGAGTGTCATCGCGTCGCCTGCCACGAGGGCGGCGATCACCTGCTGGTGCTGGGTCAAGTCGAGCGCGCGGTGATGCGCGACGATGGTGACGCGCTGGCCTTCTACCGTGGGCAGGTGCGGCGGATCGAGATGAACTGA
- a CDS encoding Gfo/Idh/MocA family protein: protein MSVTKTGPVRYGMIGCGMMGQEHLRNIALLDGAEVAAIFEPDAEMAQAAQTLAPGAKMAGSVAELLAVEALDCLVITSPNFRHLEQLEEIASTRPLPVLVEKPLFTDPTHAERLQAFRDSYPAPVWVAMEYRYMPPIAAFLDEAEAATGGITMLMVREHRFPFLFKVGNWNRFNRYTGGTFVEKCCHFFDLMRLALKSEPVRVMASAPAPVNHVTEADAPDILDAGFAIVEFESGARAMLELCMYAEGARYQEEVTAVGPNGKIEALVPGPTRFWPAHLGAPPVPKLVISPRDPKGPVERELPVPEELLAAGDHNGSTYHQHVGFIALVRGERSAPEVTLEDGWAAVAIGQAVQRSIETSEVVRLADQPWQRVSQDA from the coding sequence ATGAGCGTCACCAAGACGGGACCCGTTCGCTACGGCATGATCGGCTGCGGCATGATGGGACAGGAACACCTGCGCAATATTGCGCTGCTGGACGGAGCGGAGGTCGCGGCGATCTTCGAACCCGACGCGGAGATGGCGCAGGCCGCGCAGACGCTCGCCCCCGGGGCGAAGATGGCGGGGTCGGTGGCGGAGCTTCTGGCGGTGGAGGCGCTCGACTGCCTCGTCATCACCAGCCCGAATTTCCGCCATCTCGAACAGCTCGAAGAGATCGCATCGACCCGCCCGCTGCCGGTGCTCGTGGAAAAGCCGCTTTTTACCGATCCGACCCATGCGGAGCGGCTGCAAGCCTTCCGCGACAGCTACCCCGCTCCGGTTTGGGTCGCGATGGAATATCGCTACATGCCGCCGATCGCCGCCTTCCTCGACGAGGCCGAGGCAGCGACGGGCGGGATCACCATGCTCATGGTCCGCGAACACCGCTTCCCATTCCTGTTCAAGGTCGGCAACTGGAACCGCTTCAACCGCTACACGGGCGGCACCTTCGTCGAGAAATGCTGCCATTTCTTCGATCTGATGCGGCTCGCCCTGAAATCCGAGCCGGTGCGCGTCATGGCCTCGGCTCCTGCGCCGGTGAACCACGTCACCGAGGCCGACGCGCCTGATATCCTCGATGCGGGCTTCGCCATCGTCGAATTCGAGAGCGGCGCGCGGGCGATGCTGGAGCTGTGCATGTATGCCGAGGGCGCGCGCTATCAGGAGGAGGTCACCGCCGTCGGACCCAATGGCAAGATCGAGGCGCTGGTGCCCGGCCCGACCCGGTTCTGGCCCGCACATCTGGGCGCGCCGCCGGTGCCGAAACTGGTGATCTCGCCGCGCGATCCGAAAGGCCCGGTGGAGCGCGAGCTGCCGGTGCCCGAGGAACTGCTCGCCGCGGGCGATCACAACGGGTCCACCTATCACCAGCATGTAGGCTTCATCGCCCTCGTGCGCGGGGAACGCAGCGCGCCTGAGGTCACGCTGGAAGATGGCTGGGCTGCCGTCGCTATCGGCCAAGCGGTGCAGCGCTCGATCGAGACCAGTGAGGTGGTGCGCCTCGCCGACCAGCCTTGGCAGCGCGTGAGCCAAGACGCCTGA
- a CDS encoding aldo/keto reductase → MEKIDLTSDVALSRIVYGMWRLADDADTSPAHVRAKIDACLEQGITTFDHADIYGGYTAEGVFGAAMREDPSLRDQMEIVTKCDIIVAAGRHSHRKVKHYDTSRAHIEASVEASLRELATDRIDLLLIHRPDPLMDHHETGATLDDLVASGKVRAVGVSNFRPWDWELLQSGMKTPLVTNQIEISLGCLQPFTNGDLAFHQRQSQPVMAWSPLGGGALMTGEGPVQAVLDEIAQTQGVDRAAVATAFLLAHPARIIPVMGTNNLERIAKLSDALKVRIDRETWFRLYEAGLGQEVP, encoded by the coding sequence ATGGAGAAGATCGACCTTACCTCGGATGTCGCACTCAGCCGGATCGTCTATGGCATGTGGCGACTGGCCGACGATGCTGACACCTCGCCCGCCCATGTCCGCGCCAAGATCGACGCCTGTCTGGAGCAGGGGATCACCACGTTCGATCATGCCGATATCTATGGCGGCTACACGGCTGAGGGGGTCTTCGGCGCGGCGATGCGCGAGGACCCGTCGCTGCGCGACCAGATGGAGATCGTCACGAAATGTGACATCATCGTCGCGGCGGGCCGTCATTCGCATCGCAAGGTGAAGCATTACGACACCTCGCGCGCCCATATCGAAGCCTCGGTCGAGGCCTCGCTGCGGGAGCTGGCCACCGACCGGATCGACCTGCTGCTTATCCACCGGCCCGATCCGCTGATGGACCATCACGAGACAGGGGCCACGCTCGATGATCTGGTCGCCTCGGGCAAGGTGCGCGCGGTGGGCGTATCGAACTTCCGCCCGTGGGACTGGGAGCTGCTGCAATCGGGGATGAAGACGCCGCTGGTGACCAACCAGATCGAGATCAGCCTTGGCTGTCTGCAGCCCTTCACCAATGGCGATCTGGCCTTCCACCAGCGTCAGTCCCAGCCCGTGATGGCATGGTCGCCGCTGGGTGGCGGCGCGCTGATGACCGGCGAGGGGCCGGTGCAGGCGGTTCTCGATGAGATCGCGCAGACGCAGGGCGTGGATCGTGCGGCTGTCGCGACGGCCTTCCTGCTGGCGCATCCGGCGCGGATCATCCCGGTGATGGGGACGAATAACCTTGAGCGGATCGCGAAGCTTTCCGATGCGCTCAAGGTTCGGATCGACAGGGAGACCTGGTTCCGCCTCTACGAGGCCGGGCTCGGTCAGGAGGTCCCATGA
- a CDS encoding TRAP transporter small permease codes for MTLLTILARPLVRLNDILLAIGRWAGVFAVAAMVIAILIQIWFRYVLNSALPWPDEAARFCMLWMAGLMAPSAFRSGGFVAIDMLAVMLPKLVGRGLTLVLLVFSLLVSVAALKLGWAGITGFGGKFATASLWVPENLAFDAWIRVPRSWMMASLVVGFALLVLVNIELILRNLLAFRTGDDPLPPVWSVAGGAE; via the coding sequence ATGACCCTGCTGACAATTCTGGCCAGGCCGCTGGTCCGGCTGAACGACATCCTGCTCGCCATCGGTCGGTGGGCGGGTGTTTTCGCCGTGGCGGCGATGGTCATCGCGATCCTGATCCAGATCTGGTTCCGCTATGTGCTCAACAGCGCGCTGCCCTGGCCCGATGAGGCGGCGCGGTTCTGCATGCTCTGGATGGCGGGTCTGATGGCGCCCTCGGCGTTTCGCTCGGGCGGCTTCGTGGCGATCGACATGCTGGCGGTGATGCTGCCGAAGCTGGTGGGGCGCGGGCTGACGCTGGTGCTTTTGGTGTTCTCGCTGCTGGTCTCGGTCGCGGCACTGAAACTCGGCTGGGCCGGGATCACCGGCTTTGGCGGGAAATTCGCGACCGCCTCGCTCTGGGTGCCGGAAAATCTGGCCTTCGACGCTTGGATTCGCGTGCCGCGGAGCTGGATGATGGCCTCGCTCGTGGTGGGCTTCGCGCTTCTCGTGCTGGTCAATATCGAGCTGATCCTGCGCAATCTGCTCGCCTTCCGCACCGGGGACGATCCGCTGCCGCCGGTCTGGTCCGTCGCCGGAGGGGCCGAGTGA